One window from the genome of Strix aluco isolate bStrAlu1 chromosome 28, bStrAlu1.hap1, whole genome shotgun sequence encodes:
- the SLC39A14 gene encoding metal cation symporter ZIP14 isoform X3, with product MIASAGPRGCCLLVLLCLLPCPRVWAGRDAAGPALSAASFLQDLLQRYGESETLSLKQLKALLNRLDVGVGHANVSQPPQQRVNLSRCFSSVELFAIHNLSEGSAVGHSEFKEFCPTILQQLESGACASENLENEENEQTEESRPSSAEVWGYGFLCVTVISLCSLVGASVVPFMKKTFYKRLLLYFIALAIGTLYSNALFQLIPEAFGFNPQEDYYVSKSAVVFGGFYLFFFTEKVLKMLLKQKDQHHHGHSHYGPEALPSKKDQEEGITEKLQNGDLDHMIPHITGELECKTPSGDEKVVVGSLSVQDLQASQSACYWLKEVRYSDIGTLAWMITLSDGLHNFIDGLAIGASFTVSVFQGISTSVAILCEEFPHELGDFVILLNAGMTIRQALFFNFISACCCYVGLAFGIVAGSHFSANWIFALAGGMFLYIALADMFPEMNEVSREDEQNGSTLITFAIQNAGLLTGFTIMVLLTMYSGQIQIG from the exons ATGATCGCCAGCGCAgggccccggggctgctgcctgctcgtgctgctctgcctcctcccctgcccgCGGGTCTGGGCAGGCAGGGACGCCGCAGGACCGGCGCTCTCCGCAGCCTCCTTCCTGCAGGATCTCCTCCAGCGGTACGGAGAGAGCGAAACTCTGAGCCTGAAGCAGCTCAAGGCCCTGCTGAACCGTCTGGACGTGGGAGTGGGACACGCCAACGTCTCCCAGCCGCCGCAGCAGCGGGTGAACCTCTCCCGG tgCTTCAGCTCCGTCGAGCTTTTCGCCATCCACAACCTGAGCGAGGGCTCTGCCGTGGGGCACAGCGAGTTCAAGGAGTTTTGCCCCAccatcctgcagcagctggagtcGGGGGCGTGCGCCTCCGAGAACCTGGAAAACGAGGAAAATGAGCAGACGGAGGAGAGCAGACCCAGCTCGGCTGAAG TCTGGGGTTACGGTTTCCTCTGCGTGACCGTCATCTCCCTCTGCTCGCTGGTGGGAGCCAGCGTGGTGCCCTTCATGAAGAAGACCTTTTACAAGCGGCTGCTCCTCTACTTCATAGCTCTGGCGATTGGAACTCTCTACTCCAACGCCCTCTTCCAGCTCATTCCCGAG GCGTTTGGATTCAACCCTCAAGAAGATTATTATGTTTCCAAATCTGCCGTGGTGTTCGGGGGCTTCTACCTCTTCTTCTTCACGGAGAAGGTCCTGAAGATGCTCCTGAAGCAGAAGGACCAG CATCACCATGGGCACAGCCACTACGGCCCCGAGGCTCTGCCGTCCAAGAAGGACCAGGAGGAGGGGATCACTGAGAAGCTGCAGAACGGGGACCTGGACCACATGATCCCACACATAACCGGCGAGCTGGAGTGCAAAACCCCCTCCGGGGATGAGAAGGTTGTGGTGGGCTCCCTCTCTGTCCAG GACCTGCAGGCCTCCCAGAGCGCGTGTTACTGGCTGAAGGAGGTGCGGTACTCCGACATCGGCACGCTGGCGTGGATGATCACCCTCAGCGACGGCCTCCACAACTTCATCGACGGGTTGGCCATCGGGGCCTCCTTCACCGTCTCTGTCTTCCAAGGGATCAGCACCTCCGTGGCCATCCTCTGCGAGGAGTTCCCGCACGAGCTGG GGGATTTTGTCATCCTGCTGAACGCTGGCATGACCATCCGCCAAGCGCTGTTCTTCAACTTCATCTCCGCCTGCTGCTGCTACGTGGGCTTGGCCTTCGGCATCGTGGCCGGTAGCCACTTCTCTGCCAACTGGATCTTCGCTCTGGCCGGGGGGATGTTTCTGTACATAGCACTGGCCGACATG TTCCCCGAAATGAATGAGGTGAGCCGGGAGGACGAGCAGAACGGCAGCACGCTGATCACCTTCGCCATCCAGAACGCGGGGCTGCTGACGGGCTTCACCATCATGGTGCTGCTCACCATGTACTCTGGCCAGATCCAGATCGGGTAG
- the SLC39A14 gene encoding metal cation symporter ZIP14 isoform X1, translating to MELWGGRAVVGGAGDAKANGSAWLLFQHRRDTMIASAGPRGCCLLVLLCLLPCPRVWAGRDAAGPALSAASFLQDLLQRYGESETLSLKQLKALLNRLDVGVGHANVSQPPQQRVNLSRCFSSVELFAIHNLSEGSAVGHSEFKEFCPTILQQLESGACASENLENEENEQTEESRPSSAEVWGYGFLCVTVISLCSLVGASVVPFMKKTFYKRLLLYFIALAIGTLYSNALFQLIPEAFGFNPQEDYYVSKSAVVFGGFYLFFFTEKVLKMLLKQKDQHHHGHSHYGPEALPSKKDQEEGITEKLQNGDLDHMIPHITGELECKTPSGDEKVVVGSLSVQDLQASQSACYWLKEVRYSDIGTLAWMITLSDGLHNFIDGLAIGASFTVSVFQGISTSVAILCEEFPHELGDFVILLNAGMTIRQALFFNFISACCCYVGLAFGIVAGSHFSANWIFALAGGMFLYIALADMFPEMNEVSREDEQNGSTLITFAIQNAGLLTGFTIMVLLTMYSGQIQIG from the exons ATGGAGCTGTGGGGTGGAAGAGCGGTGGTCGGAGGCGCTGGGGACGCGAAAGCTAACGGCAGCGCGTGGCTTCTCTTCCAGCATCGCCGAGACACCATGATCGCCAGCGCAgggccccggggctgctgcctgctcgtgctgctctgcctcctcccctgcccgCGGGTCTGGGCAGGCAGGGACGCCGCAGGACCGGCGCTCTCCGCAGCCTCCTTCCTGCAGGATCTCCTCCAGCGGTACGGAGAGAGCGAAACTCTGAGCCTGAAGCAGCTCAAGGCCCTGCTGAACCGTCTGGACGTGGGAGTGGGACACGCCAACGTCTCCCAGCCGCCGCAGCAGCGGGTGAACCTCTCCCGG tgCTTCAGCTCCGTCGAGCTTTTCGCCATCCACAACCTGAGCGAGGGCTCTGCCGTGGGGCACAGCGAGTTCAAGGAGTTTTGCCCCAccatcctgcagcagctggagtcGGGGGCGTGCGCCTCCGAGAACCTGGAAAACGAGGAAAATGAGCAGACGGAGGAGAGCAGACCCAGCTCGGCTGAAG TCTGGGGTTACGGTTTCCTCTGCGTGACCGTCATCTCCCTCTGCTCGCTGGTGGGAGCCAGCGTGGTGCCCTTCATGAAGAAGACCTTTTACAAGCGGCTGCTCCTCTACTTCATAGCTCTGGCGATTGGAACTCTCTACTCCAACGCCCTCTTCCAGCTCATTCCCGAG GCGTTTGGATTCAACCCTCAAGAAGATTATTATGTTTCCAAATCTGCCGTGGTGTTCGGGGGCTTCTACCTCTTCTTCTTCACGGAGAAGGTCCTGAAGATGCTCCTGAAGCAGAAGGACCAG CATCACCATGGGCACAGCCACTACGGCCCCGAGGCTCTGCCGTCCAAGAAGGACCAGGAGGAGGGGATCACTGAGAAGCTGCAGAACGGGGACCTGGACCACATGATCCCACACATAACCGGCGAGCTGGAGTGCAAAACCCCCTCCGGGGATGAGAAGGTTGTGGTGGGCTCCCTCTCTGTCCAG GACCTGCAGGCCTCCCAGAGCGCGTGTTACTGGCTGAAGGAGGTGCGGTACTCCGACATCGGCACGCTGGCGTGGATGATCACCCTCAGCGACGGCCTCCACAACTTCATCGACGGGTTGGCCATCGGGGCCTCCTTCACCGTCTCTGTCTTCCAAGGGATCAGCACCTCCGTGGCCATCCTCTGCGAGGAGTTCCCGCACGAGCTGG GGGATTTTGTCATCCTGCTGAACGCTGGCATGACCATCCGCCAAGCGCTGTTCTTCAACTTCATCTCCGCCTGCTGCTGCTACGTGGGCTTGGCCTTCGGCATCGTGGCCGGTAGCCACTTCTCTGCCAACTGGATCTTCGCTCTGGCCGGGGGGATGTTTCTGTACATAGCACTGGCCGACATG TTCCCCGAAATGAATGAGGTGAGCCGGGAGGACGAGCAGAACGGCAGCACGCTGATCACCTTCGCCATCCAGAACGCGGGGCTGCTGACGGGCTTCACCATCATGGTGCTGCTCACCATGTACTCTGGCCAGATCCAGATCGGGTAG
- the SLC39A14 gene encoding metal cation symporter ZIP14 isoform X2 — protein MELWGGRAVVGGAGDAKANGSAWLLFQHRRDTMIASAGPRGCCLLVLLCLLPCPRVWAGRDAAGPALSAASFLQDLLQRYGESETLSLKQLKALLNRLDVGVGHANVSQPPQQRVNLSRCFSSVELFAIHNLSEGSAVGHSEFKEFCPTILQQLESGACASENLENEENEQTEESRPSSAEVWGFGFLSVSMINVASLLGVFIVPCTEKAFFSRVLTFFIALSIGTLLSNALFQLIPEAFGFNPQEDYYVSKSAVVFGGFYLFFFTEKVLKMLLKQKDQHHHGHSHYGPEALPSKKDQEEGITEKLQNGDLDHMIPHITGELECKTPSGDEKVVVGSLSVQDLQASQSACYWLKEVRYSDIGTLAWMITLSDGLHNFIDGLAIGASFTVSVFQGISTSVAILCEEFPHELGDFVILLNAGMTIRQALFFNFISACCCYVGLAFGIVAGSHFSANWIFALAGGMFLYIALADMFPEMNEVSREDEQNGSTLITFAIQNAGLLTGFTIMVLLTMYSGQIQIG, from the exons ATGGAGCTGTGGGGTGGAAGAGCGGTGGTCGGAGGCGCTGGGGACGCGAAAGCTAACGGCAGCGCGTGGCTTCTCTTCCAGCATCGCCGAGACACCATGATCGCCAGCGCAgggccccggggctgctgcctgctcgtgctgctctgcctcctcccctgcccgCGGGTCTGGGCAGGCAGGGACGCCGCAGGACCGGCGCTCTCCGCAGCCTCCTTCCTGCAGGATCTCCTCCAGCGGTACGGAGAGAGCGAAACTCTGAGCCTGAAGCAGCTCAAGGCCCTGCTGAACCGTCTGGACGTGGGAGTGGGACACGCCAACGTCTCCCAGCCGCCGCAGCAGCGGGTGAACCTCTCCCGG tgCTTCAGCTCCGTCGAGCTTTTCGCCATCCACAACCTGAGCGAGGGCTCTGCCGTGGGGCACAGCGAGTTCAAGGAGTTTTGCCCCAccatcctgcagcagctggagtcGGGGGCGTGCGCCTCCGAGAACCTGGAAAACGAGGAAAATGAGCAGACGGAGGAGAGCAGACCCAGCTCGGCTGAAG TGTGGGGCTTTGGTTTTCTCAGTGTGTCGATGATTAACGTGGCCTCCCTGCTCGGAGTCTTCATCGTACCGTGTACCGAGAAGGCCTTTTTCAGCCGGGTCCTCACGTTTTTCATCGCGCTCTCCATCGGCACGCTGCTCTCTAACGCGCTCTTCCAGCTCATCCCAGAG GCGTTTGGATTCAACCCTCAAGAAGATTATTATGTTTCCAAATCTGCCGTGGTGTTCGGGGGCTTCTACCTCTTCTTCTTCACGGAGAAGGTCCTGAAGATGCTCCTGAAGCAGAAGGACCAG CATCACCATGGGCACAGCCACTACGGCCCCGAGGCTCTGCCGTCCAAGAAGGACCAGGAGGAGGGGATCACTGAGAAGCTGCAGAACGGGGACCTGGACCACATGATCCCACACATAACCGGCGAGCTGGAGTGCAAAACCCCCTCCGGGGATGAGAAGGTTGTGGTGGGCTCCCTCTCTGTCCAG GACCTGCAGGCCTCCCAGAGCGCGTGTTACTGGCTGAAGGAGGTGCGGTACTCCGACATCGGCACGCTGGCGTGGATGATCACCCTCAGCGACGGCCTCCACAACTTCATCGACGGGTTGGCCATCGGGGCCTCCTTCACCGTCTCTGTCTTCCAAGGGATCAGCACCTCCGTGGCCATCCTCTGCGAGGAGTTCCCGCACGAGCTGG GGGATTTTGTCATCCTGCTGAACGCTGGCATGACCATCCGCCAAGCGCTGTTCTTCAACTTCATCTCCGCCTGCTGCTGCTACGTGGGCTTGGCCTTCGGCATCGTGGCCGGTAGCCACTTCTCTGCCAACTGGATCTTCGCTCTGGCCGGGGGGATGTTTCTGTACATAGCACTGGCCGACATG TTCCCCGAAATGAATGAGGTGAGCCGGGAGGACGAGCAGAACGGCAGCACGCTGATCACCTTCGCCATCCAGAACGCGGGGCTGCTGACGGGCTTCACCATCATGGTGCTGCTCACCATGTACTCTGGCCAGATCCAGATCGGGTAG